A region of Pyxidicoccus parkwaysis DNA encodes the following proteins:
- a CDS encoding O-acetyl-ADP-ribose deacetylase, protein MKLELVKGDITKVDADAIVNAANSSLLGGGGVDGAIHRAAGPELLAECRDLRGCPAGQAKLTKGYRLPARHVIHTVGPVWRGGNASEEAVLARCYKSVFALVEQHGLRSVAFPSISTGAYGFPIEKAAPIALREIHAALERLPRLEKVTVVLFSPGDLEVYQRALAAAPASNPGGNV, encoded by the coding sequence GTGAAGCTGGAGCTCGTGAAGGGAGACATCACCAAGGTCGACGCGGACGCCATCGTCAACGCGGCCAACAGCTCGTTGCTGGGAGGCGGCGGCGTGGACGGCGCCATCCACCGCGCCGCGGGCCCCGAGCTGCTCGCCGAGTGCCGCGACCTGCGCGGTTGTCCCGCGGGCCAGGCGAAGCTGACGAAGGGCTATCGGCTCCCCGCGCGCCACGTCATCCACACGGTGGGCCCGGTGTGGCGGGGCGGAAATGCCTCCGAGGAGGCCGTGCTCGCGCGCTGCTACAAGAGTGTCTTCGCGCTCGTGGAGCAGCACGGGCTGCGCTCCGTGGCCTTCCCGTCCATCTCCACCGGCGCGTATGGCTTCCCGATTGAGAAGGCCGCGCCCATCGCCCTGCGCGAAATCCACGCCGCGCTGGAGCGGCTGCCACGTCTCGAGAAGGTCACAGTGGTGCTTTTCTCACCCGGGGACCTCGAGGTGTATCAGCGCGCGCTCGCCGCGGCGCCGGCCTCCAATCCGGGCGGGAATGTGTGA
- a CDS encoding SCO family protein has product MSAESTLAAPPVRLTQRPGFWAGIAVVALGFALAAGVALLRGSSEPLPQLGAMPEFTFTRHDGKPFGSAQLRGRPFVANFIFTRCPTVCPAFTRKMVGVQERTASLGEQLQLVSFSVDPKYDTPERLAEYGQRHGADFSRWSFLTGDYEQLKDTIVNGFKISMGREAGTPEDDLLSIFHGTHFVLVDKAGQIRGYYDSADSESTDRLLRDIERLNREGR; this is encoded by the coding sequence ATGTCCGCCGAATCCACCCTCGCGGCCCCTCCCGTCCGTCTCACGCAGCGCCCCGGTTTCTGGGCCGGCATCGCCGTCGTCGCGCTCGGCTTCGCGCTCGCGGCGGGTGTCGCCCTGCTGCGCGGGAGCAGCGAGCCGCTGCCCCAGCTCGGCGCCATGCCGGAGTTCACCTTCACCCGTCATGACGGCAAGCCCTTCGGCAGCGCGCAGCTCCGGGGCCGGCCCTTCGTGGCCAACTTCATCTTCACCCGCTGCCCCACCGTCTGCCCCGCCTTCACGCGGAAGATGGTCGGCGTGCAGGAGCGCACGGCGTCGCTCGGTGAGCAGCTCCAGCTCGTGTCCTTCTCGGTGGACCCCAAGTACGACACGCCCGAGCGCCTCGCCGAATACGGCCAGCGCCACGGCGCCGACTTCAGCCGCTGGAGCTTCCTCACTGGCGACTACGAGCAGCTCAAGGACACCATCGTCAACGGCTTCAAGATCAGCATGGGCCGTGAGGCCGGCACGCCCGAGGACGACCTGCTCTCCATCTTCCACGGCACGCACTTCGTCCTCGTGGACAAGGCCGGACAGATTCGCGGCTACTACGACAGCGCGGACAGCGAATCCACCGATCGCCTCCTTCGCGACATCGAGCGGCTGAACCGCGAAGGGCGCTGA
- a CDS encoding cytochrome c oxidase subunit II, with product MKALPTGTVAKALSAQVPEPTSAPHAPAPSNAGVPEPTSTPRAPAPSHTGTLSLPEDASTHGHRIDALLAWSHRFDAVLITVALGWLVLAVWRFRKAKQAASDGGTRRSRAWVLGLALGAFVVVDGTLLLGSEGYLRDVLWNFSVPSEDPRTVRIEINAHQWSWEARYAGEDGRFNTSDDVVTWNDLRVPVGVPVWVQLVSTDVVHGFSLPHFRVKLDAIPGRVNQTWFQAAREGAWEAACYQHCGTSHYRMRGVLTAMSPESYATWLREAGKQSAQAWDAEDVAAHWGWEWKAP from the coding sequence GTGAAGGCGCTGCCCACTGGTACCGTCGCGAAGGCGCTGTCCGCGCAGGTACCGGAACCCACGTCTGCACCACACGCTCCAGCGCCGAGCAACGCGGGCGTGCCGGAGCCCACGTCCACACCACGCGCTCCGGCGCCGAGCCACACGGGGACGCTGTCGCTCCCCGAGGACGCGAGCACGCACGGACACCGCATCGACGCACTGCTCGCCTGGAGCCACCGCTTCGACGCGGTGCTCATCACGGTGGCGCTCGGGTGGCTGGTGCTTGCGGTGTGGCGCTTCCGCAAGGCGAAGCAGGCCGCGTCGGACGGAGGCACACGGCGCTCGCGAGCGTGGGTGCTGGGCCTGGCGCTCGGTGCGTTCGTGGTGGTGGATGGGACGTTGCTCCTCGGCTCGGAGGGCTACCTGCGCGACGTGCTGTGGAACTTCAGCGTGCCCTCGGAGGACCCGCGCACGGTGCGCATCGAAATCAACGCGCACCAGTGGTCCTGGGAGGCGCGCTACGCCGGCGAGGACGGACGCTTCAACACCTCCGACGACGTGGTGACGTGGAATGACCTGCGCGTCCCGGTGGGCGTGCCCGTCTGGGTGCAGCTCGTGTCCACGGACGTGGTGCACGGCTTCTCGCTGCCGCACTTCCGCGTGAAGCTGGATGCGATTCCGGGCCGTGTGAATCAGACGTGGTTCCAGGCCGCCCGCGAGGGTGCGTGGGAGGCCGCCTGCTACCAGCACTGCGGAACCAGCCACTACCGGATGCGCGGCGTGCTCACGGCCATGTCTCCAGAATCATATGCAACCTGGTTGCGTGAAGCCGGGAAGCAATCCGCGCAGGCCTGGGACGCGGAAGACGTCGCGGCCCACTGGGGCTGGGAGTGGAAGGCGCCATGA
- a CDS encoding cytochrome c oxidase subunit I, which translates to MNLFASDHKAVARRYLWGGLGFLLLGGLLALIIRWQWAYPGQPVPGLAWAMPESHGAMTPPAYTAVFTMHGLIMIFFAVTPLLFGALGHFVLPLSIGARGLAFPRLSVLGFWLYALGGALVLGSFAVRLGPASAGWTSYPPLSTSVFTPSLGQTLVTVAVLCAAASSFLYGLNFVVTVVRCRAPGMTWGRLTLTVWGLFFASVLNVLFVPVLAAATALLLMDRLLGTQFFIAGAAAVGGGGDPVVYQHLFWLFGHPEVYILILPAWGMVGDFVAFFSRKPAHGYRLTAGAMGVVTALSGLVYAHHLFTSGMSPVLGRTFMVLTLLISLPAEVMYLNWLMTLWRGSVRLTSPMLAALGTMVVFGLGGITGLSLGAVATDVPLHGTLWVVGHFHLTMGAASFLAVFAGLYFWFPKMFGRALHEGLAKAHVVSSAVLFLGVFGGQLAAGYAGQLRRLYDPYQYTYLKHLLPLNQWTSACAFLLGAAQVLFIVNLVWTLSRGRVVGANPWKVGTLEWTCTPSPPPAWNYDPVPVVLRGPHALSQPEVLERLGRDWMGQAESFPEESETEPGQAEGVGGMSTSGGAA; encoded by the coding sequence ATGAATCTGTTCGCCTCGGACCACAAGGCGGTGGCGCGGCGGTACCTGTGGGGCGGGCTGGGCTTCCTGCTGCTCGGAGGACTGCTGGCGCTCATCATCCGCTGGCAGTGGGCGTATCCGGGACAGCCGGTGCCCGGGCTCGCGTGGGCCATGCCCGAGTCCCACGGCGCGATGACTCCGCCCGCGTACACGGCCGTGTTCACCATGCACGGCCTCATCATGATTTTCTTCGCGGTGACGCCGCTGCTCTTCGGCGCGCTGGGGCACTTCGTCCTGCCGCTGTCCATCGGCGCTCGAGGGCTCGCGTTCCCCCGGCTGTCGGTGCTGGGTTTCTGGCTCTACGCGCTCGGTGGAGCGCTGGTGCTGGGCTCGTTCGCGGTGCGGCTCGGCCCTGCGAGCGCGGGGTGGACGTCGTATCCGCCGCTCTCCACCTCGGTCTTCACGCCGAGCCTCGGACAGACGCTGGTGACGGTGGCCGTGCTGTGCGCCGCGGCGTCCTCGTTCCTCTATGGGCTGAACTTCGTCGTCACCGTGGTGCGGTGCCGCGCGCCGGGGATGACGTGGGGCCGGCTCACGTTGACGGTGTGGGGACTGTTCTTCGCCTCGGTGCTCAACGTGCTCTTCGTGCCGGTGCTCGCGGCGGCGACGGCGCTGCTGCTGATGGACCGGTTGCTGGGCACGCAGTTCTTCATCGCGGGCGCGGCGGCGGTGGGCGGAGGCGGCGACCCGGTGGTGTACCAGCACCTCTTCTGGCTGTTCGGTCACCCGGAGGTCTACATCCTGATTCTCCCCGCGTGGGGGATGGTCGGTGACTTCGTCGCCTTCTTCAGCCGCAAGCCCGCACACGGCTACCGGCTGACTGCGGGAGCGATGGGCGTGGTGACGGCGCTGAGCGGGCTCGTGTACGCGCACCACCTGTTCACCAGCGGGATGTCACCGGTGCTCGGGCGCACGTTCATGGTGCTCACGCTGCTCATCTCGCTGCCCGCGGAGGTGATGTACCTCAACTGGCTGATGACGCTGTGGCGGGGGAGCGTGCGGCTCACGTCTCCGATGCTCGCGGCGCTGGGCACGATGGTTGTCTTTGGCCTGGGCGGCATCACCGGCCTCTCGCTGGGCGCGGTGGCCACGGACGTGCCGCTGCACGGGACGCTGTGGGTGGTGGGCCACTTCCACCTGACGATGGGCGCGGCGAGCTTCCTCGCCGTCTTCGCGGGGCTGTACTTCTGGTTCCCGAAGATGTTCGGGCGTGCGCTGCACGAGGGGCTCGCGAAGGCGCACGTGGTGTCGAGCGCGGTGCTGTTCCTCGGCGTCTTCGGCGGGCAGCTCGCGGCGGGCTACGCGGGCCAATTGCGACGGCTGTATGACCCGTACCAGTACACGTACCTGAAGCACCTGCTGCCGCTGAACCAGTGGACGTCGGCGTGCGCGTTCCTGCTCGGCGCGGCGCAGGTGCTGTTCATCGTGAACCTGGTGTGGACGTTGTCGAGGGGCCGCGTGGTGGGAGCGAACCCGTGGAAGGTGGGGACGCTCGAATGGACGTGTACGCCGAGCCCGCCGCCCGCATGGAACTATGACCCCGTGCCCGTGGTGCTGCGCGGACCGCATGCGCTGTCGCAGCCCGAGGTGCTCGAGCGGCTGGGGCGCGACTGGATGGGGCAGGCGGAGTCGTTCCCGGAGGAATCCGAGACGGAGCCGGGGCAAGCGGAGGGCGTGGGCGGAATGTCCACGTCGGGAGGTGCTGCATGA
- a CDS encoding cytochrome c oxidase subunit 3, with translation MRPSMSMRVPSSEEEGSQRDAETRWLGTVLGLAAWTMFFVSLSFAVGWYRMREPWPPLPISTVLLALPGLPLVFSSAMLHRAARVQPVSPREARRLLRLLGMTLASGAVFVAMQAAWTHLAFWNHHFRIPDDGVPASAFYGLTALHALHVLVVLAGVFFSTVRLKRSAEVGDSLRRLSLGGYFVTAMWLLLFVAVYLP, from the coding sequence ATGAGGCCTTCGATGTCCATGCGTGTGCCTTCGAGCGAGGAAGAGGGCTCGCAGCGGGACGCGGAGACGCGGTGGCTCGGCACGGTGCTGGGGCTCGCGGCGTGGACGATGTTCTTCGTCTCGCTGTCCTTCGCGGTCGGCTGGTACCGCATGCGCGAGCCGTGGCCGCCGCTGCCCATCTCCACCGTGCTGCTCGCGCTGCCGGGCCTGCCGCTCGTCTTCAGCAGCGCGATGCTCCACCGGGCCGCGCGCGTCCAGCCCGTCAGTCCCCGTGAAGCGCGGCGGCTGTTGCGCCTGCTCGGAATGACGCTGGCGTCGGGCGCGGTCTTCGTCGCGATGCAGGCGGCGTGGACGCATCTCGCCTTCTGGAACCACCACTTCCGCATCCCCGATGACGGCGTGCCCGCCTCGGCCTTCTACGGCCTCACCGCGCTGCATGCGCTGCACGTGCTCGTTGTGCTCGCGGGCGTGTTCTTCTCCACCGTGCGCTTGAAGCGGAGCGCGGAAGTGGGGGACTCGCTGCGGCGGCTGTCGCTCGGCGGGTACTTCGTGACGGCGATGTGGCTGCTCCTCTTCGTGGCGGTGTACCTCCCATGA
- a CDS encoding c-type cytochrome produces the protein MSAHRFATAALLLSVAACSSKPAPTFEPLKLADGRVIPAQTLSRGHAVYTHYCASCHGEQGDGQGPAGRGMRPVPRSFRQGLFKFGGVAAGELPTDDALKRTLRRGLHGTPMFAWDVPDSDQDAVIQYLKTFSPRWKDEPPGQPLSPTPDPWKGREPEAVERGRVVYHVAGAGNAGCASCHVAYLPRAELAALMEKALGRKVDLSKVDPYTSQPRDSEHAVAVDAKGEPTQTAKVLPPDFLFHPLRTVWPEGDTVEGAPYTAERQREDLYRVIAAGVGGAAMPTWKGAIPEENLWALAYYVQSLVRLQDTDEARALKERLRTSSAVQ, from the coding sequence ATGAGCGCTCACCGTTTCGCGACTGCGGCCCTGCTGCTCTCCGTGGCCGCGTGCAGCTCCAAGCCCGCGCCCACCTTCGAGCCGCTGAAGCTCGCCGACGGCCGCGTCATCCCGGCACAGACGCTGTCGCGCGGGCACGCGGTGTACACGCACTACTGCGCGTCCTGTCACGGCGAGCAGGGAGACGGACAGGGCCCGGCGGGACGGGGCATGCGGCCGGTGCCTCGGAGCTTCCGCCAGGGCCTCTTCAAGTTCGGCGGAGTCGCCGCGGGCGAACTGCCCACGGACGACGCGCTGAAGCGCACGCTGCGCCGGGGCCTGCACGGCACGCCGATGTTCGCCTGGGATGTCCCCGACTCGGACCAGGACGCCGTCATCCAGTACCTGAAGACGTTCAGCCCGCGCTGGAAGGACGAGCCCCCCGGCCAGCCGCTGTCCCCCACGCCGGACCCGTGGAAGGGCCGCGAGCCCGAGGCCGTGGAGCGAGGCCGCGTCGTCTACCACGTGGCGGGCGCGGGGAACGCGGGCTGCGCGAGCTGCCACGTCGCGTACCTGCCTCGCGCGGAACTGGCCGCGTTGATGGAGAAGGCGCTGGGCCGCAAGGTGGACCTGTCGAAGGTGGACCCGTACACCTCGCAGCCGAGGGACTCCGAGCACGCGGTGGCCGTCGACGCCAAGGGAGAGCCCACGCAGACGGCGAAGGTGCTTCCGCCGGACTTCCTCTTCCACCCGCTGCGCACCGTCTGGCCCGAGGGCGACACCGTGGAAGGCGCCCCCTACACCGCCGAGCGCCAGCGCGAGGACCTCTACCGCGTCATCGCCGCGGGCGTGGGCGGCGCGGCCATGCCCACGTGGAAGGGCGCCATCCCCGAGGAGAACCTCTGGGCGCTCGCCTACTACGTCCAGTCGCTCGTCCGCCTCCAGGACACCGACGAGGCCCGCGCCCTCAAGGAGCGCCTCCGGACCTCCTCGGCCGTCCAGTGA
- a CDS encoding LysM peptidoglycan-binding domain-containing protein: MTTYSVRSGDTLGALARRFNTSVDKLAKANNISNPNLIYVGQKLVVDGFDAPRAAGGGSGGSSYTVKSGDTLSGIAGRYGTSVSALQQANGIKNPNLIYAGQKLTIPGSGGAAPTKPSGGGGGGSYTVKSGDTLSGIAGRYGTSVSALQQANGIKNPNLIYVGQKLTIPGGGSSPGKPSNPPPVGGVNGPKPAPGGSAGVTVAQLRGVMPNLSEAKAKQYLPYLNQAMAEANITTPQRKAMFLAQLAHESGELRYMEEIASGAAYEGRSDLGNTQPGDGVRYKGRGPIQLTGRANYRAAGRALGIDLEGHPERAKDPDVAFRIAGWYWSSRNLNSYADAGNFREVTRRINGGYNGMASREAYYRRAQNVF, encoded by the coding sequence GTGACCACCTATTCTGTTCGCAGCGGCGACACCCTCGGCGCCCTGGCCCGGCGTTTCAACACGTCGGTGGACAAGCTGGCGAAGGCCAACAACATCTCCAACCCGAACCTCATCTACGTCGGGCAGAAGCTCGTCGTGGACGGGTTCGACGCGCCCCGTGCGGCGGGCGGCGGTTCGGGTGGCTCCAGCTACACGGTGAAGTCCGGCGACACGCTGAGTGGAATCGCGGGCCGGTACGGCACGTCGGTGAGCGCGCTCCAGCAGGCGAACGGCATCAAGAACCCGAATCTCATCTACGCCGGCCAGAAGCTCACGATTCCGGGCAGCGGCGGTGCGGCGCCGACGAAGCCGTCGGGCGGCGGTGGCGGTGGCTCGTACACGGTGAAGTCGGGTGACACGCTGAGCGGAATCGCGGGCCGGTATGGCACGTCGGTGAGCGCGCTCCAGCAGGCGAACGGCATCAAGAACCCGAACCTCATCTACGTGGGGCAGAAGCTCACGATTCCGGGCGGCGGCTCGTCGCCGGGTAAGCCGTCGAATCCGCCGCCGGTGGGTGGCGTGAACGGGCCGAAGCCGGCGCCGGGTGGCTCGGCCGGGGTGACGGTGGCGCAATTGCGCGGGGTGATGCCGAACCTGTCGGAGGCGAAGGCGAAGCAGTACCTGCCGTACCTGAACCAGGCGATGGCCGAGGCGAACATCACCACGCCGCAGCGCAAGGCGATGTTCCTGGCGCAGCTCGCGCATGAGAGCGGCGAGCTCCGCTACATGGAGGAGATTGCCTCGGGCGCGGCGTACGAGGGCCGCTCGGACCTGGGCAACACGCAGCCGGGCGACGGCGTGCGCTACAAGGGCCGTGGCCCCATCCAGCTCACCGGCCGAGCCAACTACCGGGCCGCGGGCAGGGCGCTGGGCATCGACCTGGAAGGCCACCCCGAGCGTGCGAAGGACCCGGACGTCGCGTTCCGCATCGCGGGTTGGTACTGGTCGTCGCGCAACCTCAACAGCTACGCGGACGCGGGCAACTTCCGCGAGGTCACCCGCCGCATCAACGGCGGCTACAACGGCATGGCGAGCCGCGAGGCCTACTACCGCCGCGCGCAGAACGTGTTCTGA
- a CDS encoding arsinothricin resistance N-acetyltransferase ArsN1 family A — protein sequence MSRTRLRTRAATPGDCAAIADIYNAGIAERRSTFETRPRTPEDIAKWLGGRHPVMVVEDTGRVIAFASSSAYSPRECYAGIADFSIYVAPDARGLGAGRLAMEALLEAVEAAGFHKLTSRVFATNTRSRALLASLGFREVGLHEKHALMDGVWQDIVVVEKLLPANLR from the coding sequence ATGAGCCGCACCCGCCTCCGCACGCGCGCCGCCACGCCCGGGGACTGCGCGGCCATCGCGGACATCTACAACGCCGGCATCGCGGAGCGCCGCTCCACCTTCGAGACCCGGCCGCGCACGCCCGAGGACATCGCGAAGTGGCTGGGAGGACGCCACCCCGTCATGGTGGTGGAGGACACAGGCCGCGTCATCGCCTTCGCCTCCAGCAGCGCGTACAGCCCGCGCGAGTGCTACGCGGGCATCGCCGACTTCAGCATCTACGTGGCCCCGGATGCGCGAGGCCTCGGCGCGGGACGGCTCGCCATGGAGGCACTGCTGGAGGCCGTCGAGGCCGCCGGCTTCCACAAGCTCACCTCGCGCGTCTTCGCCACCAACACGCGCAGCCGCGCCCTGCTCGCGAGCCTCGGCTTCCGCGAAGTGGGCCTGCACGAGAAGCACGCCCTCATGGATGGCGTGTGGCAGGACATCGTCGTGGTGGAGAAGCTGCTGCCCGCGAACCTCCGCTGA